In the genome of Rhizobium rhizogenes, one region contains:
- a CDS encoding DEAD/DEAH box helicase, with protein sequence MTTFSDLGLSQKVLSAIADAGYTTPTPIQAGAIPPALEKRDICGIAQTGTGKTASFVLPMLTLLEKGRARARMPRTLILEPTRELAAQVAENFEKYGKNHKLNVALLIGGVSFEDQDRKLERGADVLICTPGRLLDHCERGKLLMTGVEILVIDEADRMLDMGFIPDIERIAKMIPFTRQTLFFSATMPPEIQKLADRFLQNPVRVEVAKPSSTAKTVAQRIVAAHNKDYEKRAVLRDLIRAEEAELKNAIIFCNRKKDVADLFRSLDRHGFSVGALHGDMDQRSRTTMLQNFKDGNLKLLVASDVAARGLDIPDVSHVFNFDIPIHSEDYVHRIGRTGRAGRSGKAFTIVTKSDTKYLDAIEKLIGEKIEWQNGDLSTLPAPMESFESNSGRRGKERGGRGRDRNRRDASPAENINQGAQSAADTDIAAHGDDKVKAERRPEKTPRNSERNIRNPLHANDDNRDRRRHYRDHDDGPTPVGFGDDIPAFMLIVANAKG encoded by the coding sequence TTGACAACATTCTCTGATCTTGGCCTGAGCCAAAAAGTTCTTTCCGCTATTGCAGATGCCGGCTACACGACGCCGACACCCATTCAGGCTGGCGCCATTCCGCCGGCTCTGGAAAAGCGTGATATCTGCGGTATCGCACAGACCGGCACGGGCAAAACCGCGTCCTTCGTTCTGCCGATGCTCACCCTGCTCGAAAAGGGCCGCGCACGCGCCAGAATGCCGCGCACGCTGATCCTCGAGCCGACCCGTGAGCTTGCAGCGCAGGTGGCGGAGAACTTCGAGAAATACGGCAAGAATCACAAGCTGAACGTTGCCCTTCTCATCGGCGGCGTTTCCTTCGAAGATCAGGACCGCAAACTTGAGCGTGGCGCCGATGTGCTCATCTGCACGCCCGGCCGCCTTCTCGACCATTGCGAACGCGGCAAGCTTTTGATGACCGGTGTGGAAATCCTCGTCATCGACGAAGCCGACCGTATGCTGGATATGGGCTTCATCCCCGATATCGAGCGTATCGCCAAGATGATCCCCTTTACCCGCCAGACGCTGTTCTTCTCGGCCACCATGCCGCCGGAAATTCAGAAGCTGGCCGATCGCTTCCTGCAGAACCCCGTTCGTGTCGAGGTCGCCAAGCCCTCCTCCACGGCAAAGACCGTCGCCCAGCGCATCGTCGCGGCCCACAACAAGGATTATGAAAAGCGCGCGGTGCTGCGCGATCTCATCCGGGCCGAAGAAGCGGAACTGAAGAACGCCATCATCTTCTGCAACCGCAAGAAGGATGTGGCCGATCTCTTCCGGTCGCTCGACCGGCACGGCTTCTCCGTCGGCGCGCTGCATGGCGACATGGACCAGCGGTCGCGCACCACGATGCTGCAGAACTTCAAGGACGGCAATCTGAAGCTGCTCGTCGCCTCCGATGTCGCGGCGCGCGGACTGGACATTCCCGATGTCAGCCACGTCTTCAATTTCGATATCCCCATTCATTCGGAAGACTATGTCCACCGTATCGGCCGTACCGGCCGTGCCGGCCGCTCGGGCAAGGCCTTCACCATCGTCACCAAGAGCGACACCAAATATCTCGACGCGATCGAAAAGCTGATCGGCGAAAAGATCGAGTGGCAGAACGGTGATCTCTCCACCCTGCCCGCGCCGATGGAAAGCTTTGAAAGCAATTCCGGCCGCCGCGGCAAGGAACGGGGCGGCAGGGGTCGCGACCGGAACCGTCGCGACGCATCGCCGGCCGAAAACATCAATCAGGGTGCACAATCCGCTGCGGACACGGACATCGCGGCTCACGGAGACGACAAGGTGAAAGCAGAACGCAGACCGGAAAAGACCCCGCGCAATTCCGAGCGCAACATTCGTAACCCGCTGCACGCCAATGACGACAACCGTGACCGTCGCCGCCATTATCGCGACCATGACGATGGCCCGACCCCCGTCGGCTTCGGCGACGACATTCCCGCATTCATGCTGATCGTGGCCAACGCCAAGGGCTGA
- a CDS encoding NUDIX domain-containing protein produces the protein MTPTIKPGLDFPGVGVGLAILRDGRLLLCRRLKAPEAGYWSIPGGKVDHLETSLAAARREAEEETGLTIGKIEFLRHSEYIDTAERHHWVSLIFVTRDTQGEPVLTEPDKLSEIGWFHPDSLPEPTSLFAKDALAALKQAE, from the coding sequence ATGACGCCGACCATCAAACCAGGCCTCGATTTCCCGGGTGTCGGCGTCGGTCTTGCGATATTGCGCGACGGCCGGCTGCTCCTCTGCCGGCGCCTGAAAGCGCCGGAGGCGGGATACTGGAGTATTCCCGGAGGCAAGGTCGATCACCTCGAAACCTCCCTCGCCGCGGCACGGCGGGAGGCCGAGGAAGAGACCGGCCTGACAATCGGCAAGATCGAATTTCTCCGTCACAGTGAATATATCGATACTGCGGAACGGCATCACTGGGTGTCGCTGATCTTCGTTACCCGGGACACGCAGGGCGAACCTGTATTAACCGAACCGGACAAGCTTTCCGAAATCGGCTGGTTCCATCCCGACAGCCTTCCCGAACCCACCTCCCTTTTTGCAAAAGACGCGCTGGCGGCCCTGAAACAGGCCGAATAA
- a CDS encoding ABC transporter substrate-binding protein, which produces MLSLRLLTIIAGFAFAGSASAASIGIVAPQNGPYELLGQQVRQGAKAAAAKLGLDVVEIHESCEDGSGGAIADGLVAAKVSAAIGFLCTETLQDVLPPLKAAAIPAITLSSRAPILMEDALKYGWPLFRFAPSDKAESERAAEIILRDWKGHSMGLVDDGTIYSRELIDRIRSTLEENGLKPTFADTMRPNQEQQVALVRRLARTGVTHVFIGAERNDIAIVARDAASENSSLTIMGGDALDAANNPVPLTANVLAITRPAYDTLPSAQAVTGELRAAGIEPEGYVLPAYAAAELTAALAEAAQAQSKPAPEILATGTVFKTVIGDLGFNPSHELSDNPYRLQRWNGQRFEPADKAERQ; this is translated from the coding sequence ATGCTTTCACTTCGCCTGCTAACGATCATCGCCGGTTTTGCCTTTGCGGGCTCAGCAAGCGCGGCGTCGATCGGCATTGTTGCTCCGCAGAACGGGCCATATGAGCTTCTGGGGCAGCAGGTTCGGCAGGGCGCGAAGGCGGCTGCCGCCAAACTCGGGCTGGATGTCGTCGAAATCCACGAGAGCTGCGAGGACGGCAGCGGCGGCGCCATTGCCGACGGCCTCGTGGCTGCGAAAGTCAGCGCGGCGATCGGCTTCCTGTGCACCGAAACGCTGCAGGACGTTCTGCCGCCGCTGAAAGCGGCCGCCATTCCGGCCATCACGCTCTCCAGCCGCGCCCCGATCCTGATGGAAGACGCCCTGAAATACGGCTGGCCACTGTTCCGTTTCGCGCCCTCGGACAAGGCCGAATCGGAAAGGGCGGCCGAGATCATCCTGCGCGACTGGAAAGGCCATTCCATGGGCCTTGTGGATGACGGCACCATCTACAGCCGCGAATTGATCGACCGTATCCGCTCGACGCTGGAGGAAAACGGGCTGAAGCCCACCTTTGCCGATACGATGCGGCCGAACCAGGAGCAGCAGGTGGCGCTGGTGCGCCGGCTGGCGCGAACCGGCGTCACCCACGTTTTCATCGGCGCGGAACGCAACGACATCGCTATCGTCGCCCGCGACGCCGCCTCGGAAAATTCCTCCCTCACCATCATGGGCGGCGATGCACTGGATGCCGCCAACAACCCGGTTCCGCTTACGGCAAATGTGCTGGCCATCACCCGCCCGGCCTATGACACATTGCCATCGGCGCAGGCCGTCACCGGCGAATTGCGCGCCGCCGGCATCGAACCGGAGGGCTACGTCCTGCCCGCTTATGCGGCAGCGGAACTGACGGCAGCACTCGCGGAAGCGGCACAGGCGCAGTCGAAACCCGCGCCGGAAATACTGGCGACCGGAACCGTCTTCAAAACCGTGATCGGCGATCTCGGCTTCAACCCGTCGCACGAACTTTCGGACAACCCCTACCGCCTGCAGCGCTGGAACGGCCAGCGCTTTGAGCCCGCGGACAAGGCCGAAAGACAATAG
- the rpe gene encoding ribulose-phosphate 3-epimerase, with the protein MSLPVRIAPSILASNFAKLGQEVADVTEAGADWIHLDVMDGHFVPNISFGPDVIKALRPHSNAFFDCHLMIAPVDPYLEAFAKAGCDGITVHAEAGPHLHRSLQTIRTLGRKAGVTLNPATPLSVIENVLDDVDLVLIMSVNPGFGGQKFIPAMLDKIRAAKAMIGSRPIELEVDGGVTAETAGAIVAAGANALVAGSAVFKGDGVEDYRKTVTLLRTAAEAARS; encoded by the coding sequence ATGTCCCTGCCCGTCCGGATAGCACCGTCAATCCTTGCTTCCAACTTCGCCAAGCTCGGACAGGAGGTCGCCGATGTCACGGAAGCCGGCGCGGACTGGATCCATCTCGACGTCATGGACGGCCACTTCGTGCCGAATATTTCATTCGGGCCTGATGTCATCAAGGCGCTTCGTCCACACAGCAATGCCTTTTTCGACTGCCATCTGATGATCGCCCCCGTCGATCCCTATCTCGAGGCTTTCGCCAAGGCGGGCTGCGATGGCATCACCGTGCACGCGGAAGCCGGACCGCATCTGCATCGCTCGCTGCAGACCATCCGCACGCTCGGCAGGAAGGCCGGTGTGACGCTCAACCCCGCCACGCCGCTTTCCGTCATTGAAAACGTGCTCGATGATGTCGATCTCGTCCTGATCATGAGCGTCAATCCCGGCTTCGGCGGCCAGAAGTTCATTCCGGCCATGCTGGACAAGATCCGTGCCGCCAAAGCGATGATCGGCAGCCGGCCGATCGAACTGGAAGTGGATGGCGGCGTGACGGCGGAAACCGCCGGCGCAATCGTTGCCGCCGGCGCCAATGCACTGGTGGCGGGTTCGGCCGTCTTCAAGGGCGATGGCGTCGAAGACTACCGCAAGACGGTGACGCTGTTGCGCACGGCGGCGGAAGCGGCAAGATCCTGA
- the purB gene encoding adenylosuccinate lyase, which yields MIPRYSRPEMVAIWSPETKFRIWFEIEAHACDALADLGVIPKSAAQTIWEKGGSATFDVARIDEIEAVTKHDVIAFLTHLAEFVGPDSRFVHQGMTSSDVLDTTLNIQLVRAADLLLADMDRVLAALKTRAFEHRNTVRIGRSHGIHAEPTTMGLTFARFYAEMHRNRERLVNARAEIATGAISGAVGTFANIDPRVEEHVCAKLGLIPEPVSTQVIPRDRHAMFFATLGVIASSIENVAIEIRHMQRTEVLEAEEFFSPGQKGSSAMPHKRNPVLTENLTGLARLVRMSVVPAMENVALWHERDISHSSVERAIGPDTTVTLDFALNRLAGVIEKLVIYPDNMLKNMNKFRGLVHSQRVLLALTQAGVSREDAYRLVQRNAMKVWEQGADFLEELLGDEEVRAALSEEVIREKFDLGYHTKHVDTIFARVFGNA from the coding sequence ATGATCCCTCGTTACTCCCGGCCGGAAATGGTCGCCATCTGGTCGCCGGAAACAAAGTTCCGCATCTGGTTCGAGATCGAGGCGCATGCCTGTGACGCACTGGCGGACCTCGGTGTCATTCCGAAATCCGCAGCGCAAACCATCTGGGAAAAGGGCGGCAGCGCCACCTTCGACGTTGCCCGCATCGACGAGATCGAGGCCGTCACCAAGCACGACGTCATCGCCTTCCTGACCCACCTTGCCGAATTTGTCGGCCCCGACAGCCGTTTCGTGCATCAGGGCATGACCTCGTCCGACGTGCTGGACACCACGCTCAACATCCAGCTCGTGCGCGCAGCCGATCTGCTGCTCGCCGATATGGACCGCGTGCTGGCCGCGCTGAAGACCCGCGCCTTCGAGCACAGGAACACGGTGCGTATCGGCCGCAGCCACGGCATCCATGCCGAGCCGACCACCATGGGCCTGACCTTTGCCCGCTTCTACGCCGAGATGCACCGCAACCGCGAGCGCCTCGTCAACGCCCGCGCCGAAATCGCCACGGGTGCGATCTCCGGTGCCGTCGGCACCTTCGCCAATATCGACCCGCGCGTCGAGGAGCATGTCTGCGCCAAGCTCGGCCTCATCCCCGAGCCGGTTTCCACGCAGGTCATCCCGCGTGACCGCCACGCCATGTTCTTCGCGACGCTTGGCGTCATCGCCTCGTCGATCGAAAACGTCGCCATCGAAATCCGCCACATGCAGCGCACCGAGGTTCTGGAAGCGGAAGAGTTCTTCTCGCCCGGCCAGAAGGGTTCCTCCGCCATGCCGCACAAGCGCAACCCGGTTCTGACCGAAAACCTGACCGGCCTTGCCCGTCTGGTGCGAATGTCGGTCGTTCCGGCCATGGAAAACGTGGCGCTGTGGCACGAGCGCGATATCAGCCACTCCTCCGTGGAGCGCGCCATCGGCCCCGACACGACCGTCACGCTGGATTTCGCCCTGAACCGTCTGGCCGGCGTCATCGAAAAGCTGGTGATCTACCCGGACAACATGCTGAAGAACATGAACAAGTTCCGTGGCCTCGTGCATTCGCAGCGCGTTCTCCTGGCGCTGACGCAGGCCGGCGTTTCCCGCGAAGACGCCTACCGTCTGGTCCAGCGCAACGCCATGAAGGTCTGGGAACAGGGTGCGGATTTCCTTGAGGAGCTGCTGGGCGACGAGGAAGTGCGCGCCGCACTTTCCGAAGAGGTGATCCGCGAGAAGTTCGACCTCGGTTACCACACCAAGCATGTCGACACGATTTTCGCCCGTGTCTTCGGCAACGCCTGA
- a CDS encoding alpha/beta hydrolase has translation MKVSEADILIVPGYTNSGPDHWQTRWERKLSTARRVEQAEWSKPVKEDWVARLVEEVNASTRPIVIVAHSLGVPTVIHALPEIGRKVSGALFVAPPDVANPDIRPKHLMTFGPYPRDPLPFPAITIASRNDPFGSYEHADDIAAAWGSLLIDAGMSGHINAESGHGPWPEGGMVFAQFLSRLKAVDP, from the coding sequence ATGAAAGTTTCAGAAGCAGATATCCTCATCGTCCCGGGCTATACCAATTCGGGCCCCGACCACTGGCAGACCCGCTGGGAGCGCAAGCTTTCCACCGCCCGCCGTGTCGAGCAGGCGGAATGGTCCAAACCCGTGAAGGAAGACTGGGTCGCCCGGCTGGTGGAAGAGGTCAATGCCTCCACCAGGCCCATAGTCATCGTCGCCCATTCGCTCGGCGTGCCGACGGTGATCCATGCGTTGCCGGAAATCGGCAGGAAGGTCTCGGGCGCGCTGTTCGTCGCGCCGCCCGATGTCGCCAATCCCGATATCCGGCCGAAACATCTGATGACCTTCGGACCTTATCCGCGCGATCCGCTGCCGTTTCCGGCCATCACCATCGCCAGCCGCAACGATCCCTTCGGCTCCTATGAACACGCCGACGACATTGCCGCGGCCTGGGGTTCGCTGCTGATCGATGCCGGCATGTCGGGCCACATCAATGCCGAGTCCGGCCATGGTCCGTGGCCGGAAGGCGGCATGGTATTCGCCCAGTTCCTGAGCCGCCTGAAGGCAGTCGACCCCTGA